Proteins from a genomic interval of Niabella soli DSM 19437:
- a CDS encoding GH116 family glycosyl hydrolase, which produces MDNYKSRRSFLKKVGLGGLATVTSGVAGAVVAGEKNIDSVLSGKEETPRTSRAYNSAYRDEHLSRVAFPIGGLGAGMFCLEGSGAVSHMSINNHPEIFFEPNIFAAIAIKGAQPMAKVLEGPVPEWKIFGQRGTGNGASGTNYGLPRFDNASFLARFPFGTIELKDNEMPMDVAINGWSPFIPGDEDNSGIPVGALEYTFANRSSKTVEAVFSYNAKNFVARGEKAGIRKLENGFILSQGQGKDKPFTQTDFAIYTTANEQPVVDYCWFRGGWFDPVTMIWNTIADGKVSNTPPVAADAPGASLFVPFKLAPGAKKIIRVMMAWYVPESDLSIQDKGPDGKENCHSAACCITPADSGLEEYPKFTGNKYKPWYAAKFKNLEAVVDYWTREYDSLKHKSTLFKEAFYSSTLPAEVLEAVAANLTILKSPTVLRQYDGRMWAWEGCGDDNGCCHGTCTHVWNYAQAVCHLFPGLERGLRNTEFCEDQSAQGHQTFRANMPISPVKHDFHAAADGQLGGIMKVHREWRISGNHTWLKKIYPLVKRSLDYCIETWDPGKKGVLEEPHHNTYDIEFWGPDPMCTTFYLGALQSIIAMGQFLKEDITGYSSLLKKGKMFLETRLFNGEFFFQQIQWEGLKAQNPARAQSFGGNYSQEAIEILKKEGPKYQYGKGCLSDGVLGSWIAAMCGLEDPVDKRKITGHLLSVHKYNLKATLKDHVNPQRPAYAMGHEGGLLLCTWPKGGKLSLPFVYSNEVWTGIEYQVAAHLMLMGAVEKGLDIVKACRNRYDGRIRNPFNEYECGHWYARAMSSYGLMQGLTGLRYDAVEKKLYVLSRIGDFTCFLATATGFGTVRYKGGKAEVQVASGKIEVNDVVVQTA; this is translated from the coding sequence ATGGATAATTATAAAAGCAGAAGATCGTTTCTAAAAAAAGTTGGGTTAGGCGGTTTAGCCACAGTAACCTCCGGGGTGGCGGGTGCCGTTGTTGCGGGTGAAAAAAATATCGATTCCGTCTTGTCAGGAAAAGAAGAAACACCCCGGACCTCCAGGGCTTACAACAGCGCCTACCGGGATGAACACCTTTCACGGGTGGCATTTCCTATTGGAGGGTTGGGTGCCGGAATGTTTTGCCTGGAAGGATCGGGTGCGGTTTCACATATGTCCATCAACAACCACCCGGAGATATTTTTTGAGCCCAATATATTTGCAGCAATAGCCATAAAAGGGGCGCAACCTATGGCGAAAGTACTGGAGGGGCCGGTACCGGAATGGAAAATCTTTGGTCAGCGGGGTACCGGCAACGGAGCGAGCGGCACCAACTACGGGCTGCCTCGTTTTGACAACGCCTCGTTTTTAGCCCGCTTCCCATTTGGGACGATTGAGCTAAAAGACAATGAAATGCCGATGGATGTGGCAATAAACGGCTGGAGCCCTTTTATTCCGGGAGATGAGGATAACTCAGGTATTCCGGTAGGAGCATTGGAGTATACATTTGCAAACAGGTCTTCAAAAACAGTTGAAGCCGTTTTTTCTTACAATGCAAAAAACTTTGTAGCAAGGGGTGAAAAAGCAGGGATCCGCAAGCTGGAAAATGGTTTTATTCTTTCGCAGGGACAGGGTAAGGATAAGCCGTTCACTCAAACGGACTTTGCTATTTATACTACCGCCAATGAACAGCCGGTAGTAGATTATTGCTGGTTCAGGGGCGGCTGGTTTGATCCCGTAACCATGATCTGGAATACGATAGCGGATGGAAAAGTTAGTAACACACCTCCGGTAGCGGCCGATGCGCCCGGCGCTTCACTATTTGTTCCCTTTAAGTTAGCCCCCGGTGCAAAAAAAATAATAAGGGTAATGATGGCCTGGTATGTGCCGGAATCAGATCTGAGTATACAGGATAAGGGGCCGGATGGAAAAGAAAACTGTCACAGCGCCGCATGTTGCATTACGCCGGCGGATTCCGGGCTGGAAGAGTATCCAAAATTTACAGGTAACAAATACAAACCCTGGTATGCGGCTAAATTTAAAAACCTGGAGGCCGTAGTGGATTATTGGACACGGGAGTATGATTCGCTTAAACATAAATCAACGCTATTTAAAGAGGCGTTTTACAGCAGCACGTTGCCGGCAGAGGTATTGGAGGCCGTTGCGGCAAATCTGACCATATTAAAATCGCCTACGGTGTTGCGCCAGTATGATGGGCGCATGTGGGCCTGGGAAGGATGTGGTGATGATAATGGCTGCTGTCACGGCACCTGCACCCATGTGTGGAACTATGCGCAGGCCGTTTGCCATTTGTTTCCCGGGTTGGAAAGAGGATTGCGGAATACCGAATTTTGTGAAGATCAAAGCGCGCAGGGCCATCAGACCTTTAGGGCTAATATGCCCATCAGCCCGGTGAAACACGATTTTCACGCGGCCGCAGACGGACAGTTGGGCGGCATTATGAAAGTGCACCGGGAATGGCGCATCAGCGGGAACCATACCTGGCTGAAAAAGATCTATCCCCTGGTAAAACGAAGTCTTGATTATTGTATCGAAACCTGGGATCCCGGGAAGAAGGGGGTGTTGGAGGAACCGCACCATAATACCTATGACATCGAGTTCTGGGGACCCGATCCCATGTGCACGACCTTTTACCTCGGCGCCCTGCAATCTATAATAGCCATGGGGCAATTCCTGAAGGAGGATATAACGGGTTACAGCTCCTTATTGAAGAAAGGGAAAATGTTTCTGGAAACCCGGTTGTTCAACGGCGAGTTTTTCTTTCAGCAGATACAATGGGAAGGGCTTAAAGCACAAAACCCCGCCCGGGCCCAATCTTTTGGAGGCAATTATTCGCAGGAAGCCATAGAAATATTAAAAAAAGAAGGACCGAAGTATCAGTATGGTAAAGGTTGTTTGTCAGACGGCGTATTGGGGAGCTGGATCGCAGCGATGTGCGGCCTGGAAGATCCTGTTGACAAGCGAAAAATTACCGGCCACCTGCTTTCGGTTCACAAGTATAATTTAAAAGCGACGCTTAAAGATCATGTTAACCCCCAGCGGCCGGCTTACGCCATGGGGCATGAGGGCGGCTTGTTGTTATGCACCTGGCCTAAAGGCGGGAAATTGTCTTTGCCTTTTGTGTACAGCAATGAAGTATGGACAGGTATTGAGTATCAGGTTGCGGCGCATTTAATGTTGATGGGGGCTGTAGAAAAAGGGCTCGATATTGTAAAGGCCTGCCGCAACCGGTATGATGGCCGCATCCGGAACCCTTTTAATGAATATGAGTGCGGACACTGGTATGCAAGGGCGATGTCCAGTTATGGGTTGATGCAAGGGCTTACCGGATTAAGGTATGACGCCGTGGAAAAAAAGTTATATGTGCTTTCGCGCATCGGCGATTTTACCTGCTTCCTGGCCACTGCTACAGGTTTTGGAACGGTGCGTTATAAAGGAGGCAAGGCTGAAGTGCAGGTGGCGTCCGGGAAAATTGAGGTTAACGATGTGGTCGTGCAAACTGCATAA
- a CDS encoding DUF4185 domain-containing protein — protein MPLFLLSLLTMISCRGINKIPYKDSLPVAAQNEIVPVNLKRIARVTGAALKKDNCPSPNNTAVRYNVGGTDLGIAWDMGKGIKGLFFGDTYGRDFVPGTGGPGNATGWRSNVLAFSTDENLQDGLSFSGMLPDKGQEAKEVIASRHDANCKGDRTMIPTAAIHAGNADFVHCMNINCWGAPGYWTTNYSALFKSADQGRTWSKCRVLFSPASKFGQAAFAKKDGWVYLFGTPPGRHGAIYLARVREQEMEIPERYEYWNGIKGWVSGGEEQARKVIDAPAGELSVTYNTKFRRWIATYLDVSKKAIVLRDAPQVTGPWSAPKIVVRSSEYPGLYGSFIYPVANNEAQLFFLMSIWNDYNVFLMRVDLKPASALPGRKSAF, from the coding sequence ATGCCGCTGTTTTTACTTTCCCTGTTGACGATGATCAGTTGCCGGGGGATCAATAAAATACCCTATAAAGATTCATTGCCGGTCGCAGCGCAAAATGAAATAGTACCGGTTAATTTAAAAAGAATCGCCCGGGTAACCGGTGCGGCGCTTAAAAAGGACAACTGCCCCAGCCCTAACAATACGGCGGTACGCTATAATGTTGGCGGCACTGACCTGGGCATTGCATGGGATATGGGAAAAGGTATTAAAGGACTTTTTTTTGGAGATACCTATGGGCGCGATTTTGTACCGGGTACGGGTGGGCCAGGCAATGCAACAGGCTGGCGTTCCAACGTCCTTGCATTTTCAACAGATGAAAACCTGCAGGATGGACTCTCCTTTTCGGGTATGCTGCCTGATAAAGGGCAGGAGGCAAAGGAAGTGATCGCTAGCAGGCACGACGCGAATTGCAAAGGTGACCGTACCATGATCCCTACTGCTGCTATTCATGCAGGTAATGCGGATTTTGTGCATTGCATGAATATAAATTGCTGGGGCGCCCCCGGTTACTGGACCACTAATTACTCCGCTTTGTTTAAATCCGCAGATCAGGGAAGAACCTGGAGTAAGTGCAGGGTTCTTTTTTCACCAGCAAGCAAATTCGGGCAGGCGGCCTTTGCAAAAAAAGACGGTTGGGTGTATCTGTTCGGAACCCCACCGGGAAGGCATGGGGCCATTTATCTGGCAAGGGTCCGCGAACAGGAAATGGAAATACCGGAAAGGTATGAATATTGGAACGGCATAAAGGGCTGGGTGAGCGGCGGCGAAGAACAGGCCCGTAAAGTAATTGACGCTCCCGCCGGGGAACTGTCTGTAACGTATAATACTAAATTCCGCCGCTGGATCGCCACTTATCTTGATGTAAGTAAAAAGGCAATTGTGCTGCGAGACGCACCGCAGGTAACCGGTCCCTGGAGTGCGCCGAAAATAGTGGTTCGCTCCTCAGAATACCCCGGTTTGTACGGCTCTTTCATATATCCGGTCGCCAATAATGAAGCGCAGCTTTTTTTCCTGATGTCAATCTGGAACGACTACAATGTGTTTCTAATGCGGGTTGATTTAAAGCCGGCTTCCGCACTCCCAGGCAGGAAAAGTGCATTTTAG
- a CDS encoding SusC/RagA family TonB-linked outer membrane protein, whose translation MNPKRIFLFRRLLRYCIIVVLSSCLAGVYGPAFGHTMRNDGLSGLAKTFFQDTRPGNSWVLHGTVKDEAGKPVPGATVRVLRTGAPATATDRNGNFMVEITSAQDTLEVSFVGYQTQHLVVGNQRTIVITLLTDVAAQNMEEVVVNTGYMTQRKADLTGAVSVVSAKELSKGQGVTNVLQSLQGVVPGLHITTDGNPTGNVGVQLRGLTNIGNTAPLIVIDGVPAYINLRDVNPENIASITVLKDAYSASIYGTQGGAGVILIETKKGKPGRTKIDYSTTMGFAEFNNKPEMMNTRQYGQAMWQAAVNTGLDPNTSTRIYKYDWHKDANGIPVLDKVTPIQYLNADSTMLSANTNWLDAISQRGIQQSHQLTVSSGSEKATSLFSLNYTENQGTQIYTGFKRFTARVNTEYKLLNNRVIIGENLEASHLIERNNNQMHQALVEPPIVPVHTTTGGWGGSAVALGMDDYWNPVRELTLNKDNGNNYNKLIGDVHASVRILKDFVFRTQLGLIYTDGYHRNIQFTFKEGGGKVNNINSVDQWYWREAAFDWANTLNYSLRKDKHSLDVVAGIDANKYVSENMTANRQGLAFENYDFAYASTATGNMSVSGGGDKYNLLSYFGKFNYSFNSRYLLSGSVRYDGSSKFGSNNPYALFPAISAGWRISQEDFLKDNDVLSDLKLRASWGRNGTLSNINSLNKYAFYGVNYNFTSYAIGGNETGNLPSGFYKLQTANPNLQWETTTQTDIGLDFGFLHQTLTGALDFYRKYTYGMLITPPYLGTIGEGGYQNINAANMTNTGVELTLAYNSTANKDFRYQLAGNVSYNRNMVNDLPASVTYIYGGTAQKKDGIAGHPWGAVYGFIADGLYQNQQEVDNGPNQPGKGIGRIRYKDISGPDGKPDGKIDYDYDRVWISDGDRPKVEFGLNINLAYKNLDFSMFWQGVAGVKVYDQWKTYSDFWNVWVQNGFNHPTRVLDAWTPANTGSTIPALSWNNSNDELRASTYFIEPGQYVKLRNIQLGYSIPKSLISKINMDRLYVFVMGQNVLMIKSKKFTGPDPENPDGSSYANPYVVPRTFKAGIQLSF comes from the coding sequence ATGAACCCAAAAAGAATCTTCCTATTTCGCCGGCTGCTGCGCTATTGTATCATAGTTGTATTGAGCAGTTGTCTTGCCGGTGTGTATGGGCCGGCATTCGGCCATACCATGCGCAATGACGGTCTTTCCGGGCTTGCGAAAACTTTTTTTCAGGATACCCGCCCCGGAAATAGCTGGGTGTTGCACGGTACCGTAAAAGATGAAGCGGGTAAGCCCGTTCCGGGTGCTACGGTAAGAGTACTAAGAACCGGTGCTCCGGCAACTGCTACGGACCGGAACGGCAATTTTATGGTAGAGATAACTAGTGCGCAGGATACACTGGAAGTATCCTTTGTAGGGTATCAGACCCAGCACCTGGTTGTGGGAAACCAGCGAACGATTGTTATAACACTTTTGACCGATGTAGCCGCCCAGAATATGGAAGAAGTGGTGGTAAACACGGGGTACATGACACAACGGAAGGCAGATCTTACGGGAGCCGTATCCGTAGTTTCAGCCAAGGAACTTTCCAAAGGGCAGGGCGTCACAAACGTATTGCAATCATTGCAGGGGGTGGTGCCGGGCCTGCATATTACTACAGATGGTAACCCCACCGGTAATGTAGGCGTGCAATTAAGGGGCCTTACCAATATTGGAAACACCGCTCCGCTGATAGTAATAGACGGAGTGCCCGCCTATATAAATTTGAGAGATGTGAACCCGGAAAATATTGCTTCAATAACGGTTTTAAAAGATGCTTACTCCGCCAGTATTTATGGTACACAGGGTGGGGCCGGCGTTATTTTGATCGAAACAAAAAAAGGCAAGCCGGGCCGAACAAAAATAGATTACAGCACTACTATGGGCTTTGCCGAATTTAATAATAAGCCCGAAATGATGAACACCCGGCAATATGGACAGGCCATGTGGCAGGCGGCAGTCAATACCGGACTGGACCCCAATACTTCTACAAGAATATACAAGTACGACTGGCACAAAGATGCAAACGGCATTCCTGTTTTGGATAAAGTGACGCCCATTCAATACCTGAATGCAGACTCCACCATGCTTTCGGCTAATACGAATTGGCTGGATGCTATTTCCCAACGGGGGATCCAACAAAGCCATCAGTTAACGGTTTCGAGCGGCAGCGAAAAAGCCACTTCTTTGTTTTCCCTGAATTATACTGAAAATCAGGGAACACAGATCTACACCGGGTTTAAACGGTTTACTGCCCGTGTAAATACAGAGTATAAATTGCTGAATAACCGGGTGATCATTGGTGAGAACCTGGAGGCCTCGCATTTGATCGAACGGAATAATAACCAGATGCACCAGGCATTGGTGGAACCACCCATTGTACCCGTGCATACTACTACCGGCGGCTGGGGCGGCTCTGCTGTAGCGCTGGGTATGGATGATTACTGGAACCCCGTGCGGGAACTGACACTGAATAAAGACAATGGGAACAACTATAATAAATTGATAGGGGATGTGCATGCCAGCGTCCGGATCCTTAAGGATTTTGTGTTTCGTACGCAGTTAGGATTAATTTATACCGACGGCTACCACCGGAATATACAGTTCACCTTTAAGGAAGGCGGGGGAAAGGTCAATAACATCAATAGTGTAGATCAATGGTATTGGAGGGAAGCTGCTTTTGACTGGGCGAATACCTTAAATTATAGTTTGAGAAAAGACAAACATAGCTTGGATGTGGTAGCGGGGATAGATGCCAACAAATATGTTTCAGAAAATATGACGGCAAACCGTCAGGGACTGGCTTTTGAAAATTATGATTTTGCCTATGCATCCACAGCAACAGGCAATATGAGCGTATCAGGTGGCGGAGATAAGTACAATTTGTTATCCTATTTCGGAAAATTTAATTATTCTTTTAACTCAAGGTATTTATTATCCGGTTCGGTGCGGTATGACGGGTCCTCAAAATTTGGTTCCAACAATCCCTACGCATTGTTCCCCGCCATTTCAGCGGGATGGCGCATCAGCCAGGAAGATTTTTTGAAGGATAATGATGTGCTTTCTGATTTAAAACTAAGAGCCAGTTGGGGGAGAAATGGCACTCTCTCGAATATTAACTCCCTTAATAAGTATGCCTTTTATGGCGTAAATTATAATTTTACTTCTTATGCCATTGGGGGTAACGAAACCGGCAATCTGCCCTCCGGATTTTACAAATTACAAACCGCCAATCCGAATTTACAATGGGAAACAACCACCCAAACGGATATTGGTTTAGATTTTGGATTCCTGCATCAAACACTAACCGGGGCATTGGATTTTTATCGCAAATACACTTACGGGATGTTGATAACCCCTCCTTATTTGGGTACTATTGGAGAAGGCGGCTATCAAAATATTAATGCTGCAAATATGACCAATACCGGGGTGGAACTTACATTGGCTTACAATAGCACCGCAAATAAAGACTTCAGGTATCAGTTGGCAGGCAATGTTTCTTATAACCGGAATATGGTCAATGACCTGCCGGCTTCTGTAACCTATATCTACGGTGGTACGGCGCAAAAAAAGGATGGGATTGCCGGCCACCCATGGGGGGCTGTATATGGATTTATAGCAGACGGATTATACCAAAACCAGCAGGAAGTGGATAACGGTCCCAACCAGCCGGGCAAGGGCATTGGCCGGATACGTTATAAAGACATTTCCGGACCGGATGGAAAACCAGACGGAAAAATTGATTACGACTATGACCGGGTGTGGATCAGCGACGGCGACCGGCCAAAGGTCGAATTCGGGCTTAATATAAACCTGGCTTATAAAAACCTCGATTTCTCCATGTTCTGGCAGGGCGTAGCGGGCGTAAAAGTATATGATCAATGGAAGACTTACAGCGATTTTTGGAATGTATGGGTGCAAAACGGCTTTAATCATCCCACCCGCGTACTGGATGCCTGGACACCCGCCAACACCGGTTCTACCATCCCTGCGCTTTCCTGGAACAATTCAAATGATGAGCTAAGAGCATCTACTTATTTCATTGAACCCGGCCAGTATGTAAAACTCAGGAATATACAATTGGGATACAGCATACCCAAGTCGCTTATTTCAAAGATCAATATGGATCGGCTATATGTGTTTGTGATGGGGCAAAATGTATTAATGATCAAGAGTAAGAAATTTACAGGTCCCGATCCTGAAAACCCGGATGGCAGTTCTTATGCCAACCCCTATGTTGTTCCAAGAACTTTTAAAGCGGGTATACAACTATCTTTTTAA
- a CDS encoding TlpA family protein disulfide reductase — translation MKHFLFLFFFLNCTVTVFSQKEKTAIPPFKIRLTNGEGFTYQQVDKNKPLVLIYFSPSCDHCKAFTEALLKQKKKWAGKQIVMISYVHIKEVQAFDKQYHLSEHPNIKIGSEGQTFVVQQYYQIQHFPFVGVFDKNGKLVKIISDKLPPEKMVAQI, via the coding sequence GTGAAGCATTTTCTTTTCTTGTTTTTTTTCCTGAATTGCACGGTAACTGTTTTTTCCCAAAAAGAAAAGACGGCTATTCCGCCTTTTAAGATCCGGTTAACCAATGGCGAAGGATTTACTTATCAGCAGGTAGATAAAAACAAGCCGCTGGTGCTTATTTATTTTTCGCCTTCCTGCGATCATTGCAAAGCCTTCACAGAAGCATTGCTTAAACAAAAAAAGAAATGGGCGGGCAAACAAATTGTAATGATCTCCTATGTGCATATAAAAGAGGTGCAGGCGTTCGATAAGCAATATCATTTGTCGGAGCATCCTAATATAAAAATAGGATCAGAAGGACAGACTTTTGTGGTGCAGCAATATTACCAGATACAGCATTTTCCGTTTGTAGGGGTGTTCGACAAAAATGGGAAACTGGTGAAAATTATTTCGGATAAATTACCACCGGAAAAAATGGTAGCGCAGATTTAA
- a CDS encoding GTP-binding protein, with translation MDRTKLLITGGFLGAGKTTLLQRASALLASKGLSVGVITNDQAEELVDTHLLAKSNAVVKEISGSCFCCNYSGFADVVKELADRKKAVDIILAEPVGSCTDISATILQPLKEQMRTLVAMAPFTVLADPQRLENILDGGNAGMHPSAAYIYRQQLAESDVLLISKTDTITAGRLQVLTEKLKLSYPGQQVLTVSARSGAGVEAWLNDVCQSAVSGSRILEVDYAIYAEGEAVLGWLNASIRLQGKGVDWDSFLKQYFHRLNNLLGNERAIGHIKIMMEAMDNHYIIGNQTGPPDTLQFNNSAGTGNIADMIINARVESDPEQLKQFVFEALAATTGGLFYEIRQCKTLSPGYPRPQHKYQHVVA, from the coding sequence ATGGACCGTACAAAGTTGCTGATTACAGGCGGCTTCCTGGGCGCCGGAAAAACTACGTTATTACAGCGGGCTTCAGCGCTTTTGGCGTCGAAAGGCCTGTCTGTGGGAGTGATCACCAATGACCAGGCGGAAGAGTTGGTAGATACGCACCTCCTGGCAAAAAGCAATGCTGTTGTCAAAGAGATCAGCGGCAGTTGTTTTTGCTGTAATTACAGTGGATTTGCTGATGTGGTTAAAGAATTAGCGGATCGTAAAAAAGCGGTTGATATAATCCTGGCAGAACCCGTGGGCAGTTGCACCGATATCTCCGCCACCATCCTTCAGCCTTTAAAAGAGCAGATGCGAACGCTTGTGGCAATGGCACCCTTTACTGTGCTTGCCGATCCGCAAAGACTGGAAAATATTCTCGATGGCGGCAATGCAGGGATGCACCCTTCCGCCGCCTACATTTATCGCCAACAGCTTGCGGAAAGTGATGTACTGCTGATTTCTAAAACGGATACCATTACAGCCGGGCGGCTGCAGGTGCTCACCGAAAAATTAAAACTGAGCTACCCCGGGCAACAAGTGTTGACGGTAAGCGCCAGAAGCGGGGCAGGCGTGGAAGCATGGCTGAACGATGTTTGTCAAAGCGCCGTTTCCGGAAGCAGGATCCTGGAGGTGGATTATGCAATTTATGCGGAAGGCGAAGCCGTACTGGGTTGGTTGAATGCATCCATACGCTTGCAGGGAAAAGGAGTGGATTGGGATTCGTTTCTGAAACAATATTTTCACCGGTTGAACAATTTGCTGGGTAATGAAAGGGCCATTGGTCATATAAAAATTATGATGGAAGCCATGGATAATCACTATATTATCGGGAATCAAACGGGACCGCCGGATACATTACAATTCAATAACAGCGCGGGGACCGGTAATATTGCGGATATGATCATTAATGCGCGGGTGGAATCGGATCCGGAGCAACTGAAGCAATTTGTATTTGAAGCGCTGGCGGCTACAACAGGGGGGCTCTTTTATGAGATCAGGCAATGTAAAACATTGAGCCCCGGCTACCCCCGGCCCCAGCACAAATACCAGCATGTTGTTGCATAA
- a CDS encoding RagB/SusD family nutrient uptake outer membrane protein, producing MNKIYRYILFSIVIFSAGSCKKFLEVTPQGAITEANVSTPDKVDGLVLAAYAWLPHEGTINARMSPWLADIKSDDSYKGGGGIGDQLPWYQWEVFSLNNAATGNNDGIWYAEYEGVSRCNHALTALNSLKESDYPLKQQRIAEMRFLRGYFFLDLKRWYKWIPYFDETVSVDDIKKVPNRPDGATNDLAIWQNIYNDFDAAAKGLPEKQDEVGRATKYAAQALMLECKMWMAYEQDVNNKVVNINKETLTQALTIADGIINSGKYSLAPDYAINFLFDFDNKSPESIFEWQYSHSDGTPNGNLNAGTPLNAPWWPPNFSCCDFHKASYNLVNAFKTDANGIPEFDDFNNQEITNKAAYFASSKWDPRIGHTVAIPGLPWKYQQNLLYDSSGSRDPANYGYFNSLKENVESNSPGLVNLFWMWNSKNEIAIRYDRILLQKAEILIRLGREAEALPIINSIRQRAANSTGRLKFANGASTLSYNISLYQNGVNCNWTNDFAWKALMFENRLEFAMEGTRWYDLVRWGIVAPTLNAYFAKELPRGRSWLKDGKFTTGRDEFMPIPQPQMNYSFGVYKQNPGY from the coding sequence ATGAACAAGATCTATCGTTATATCCTATTTTCAATAGTGATTTTTTCAGCAGGCAGTTGTAAAAAATTTTTAGAGGTAACCCCGCAAGGCGCGATTACCGAGGCCAATGTAAGCACACCGGATAAGGTGGACGGACTGGTGTTGGCAGCCTACGCCTGGCTGCCGCATGAGGGCACCATCAATGCCCGGATGAGCCCCTGGCTGGCCGATATTAAATCGGATGACTCTTATAAAGGTGGCGGCGGTATTGGCGATCAGCTACCCTGGTACCAATGGGAGGTTTTCTCATTAAACAATGCCGCCACCGGCAATAATGATGGTATCTGGTACGCTGAATACGAAGGCGTTTCACGCTGTAATCATGCCTTAACCGCGCTCAACAGCCTTAAAGAATCGGACTATCCTTTAAAGCAACAAAGAATTGCCGAGATGCGTTTTTTACGGGGTTATTTTTTCCTGGATCTGAAGCGCTGGTATAAGTGGATCCCTTATTTTGATGAAACCGTTTCGGTAGATGATATTAAGAAAGTGCCTAACCGGCCGGATGGGGCTACCAATGACCTTGCCATCTGGCAAAATATTTACAACGATTTTGATGCGGCGGCCAAAGGCCTGCCCGAAAAACAGGATGAAGTGGGGCGCGCTACCAAATATGCAGCACAGGCATTGATGCTGGAATGTAAGATGTGGATGGCCTATGAACAGGATGTAAACAATAAGGTCGTGAACATCAACAAAGAAACCCTGACGCAGGCGCTGACCATTGCCGATGGGATCATCAACAGCGGCAAATACAGCCTGGCGCCGGATTATGCCATCAATTTCCTTTTTGATTTTGATAATAAATCGCCCGAATCTATTTTCGAATGGCAATATTCACATAGTGACGGTACGCCCAATGGTAATTTAAATGCCGGCACACCGCTGAACGCACCCTGGTGGCCGCCTAATTTCAGTTGCTGCGATTTTCATAAAGCATCTTATAACCTGGTGAATGCCTTTAAAACAGATGCGAATGGCATCCCCGAGTTTGATGACTTTAACAACCAGGAAATTACTAATAAAGCGGCCTATTTCGCCAGTAGTAAATGGGATCCGCGTATTGGTCATACCGTAGCGATACCCGGCCTGCCCTGGAAATATCAGCAGAATTTGTTGTACGACAGCAGCGGCTCACGGGATCCGGCTAACTATGGTTATTTTAACTCTCTTAAAGAAAATGTGGAATCCAACTCTCCCGGTCTTGTAAACCTGTTCTGGATGTGGAATTCCAAGAATGAAATCGCTATAAGATATGACAGGATCCTGCTTCAAAAAGCCGAAATACTGATCCGGCTGGGACGGGAAGCAGAAGCATTGCCCATCATCAATTCGATCCGGCAACGCGCAGCTAACAGTACCGGGAGATTGAAATTTGCCAACGGGGCGTCCACACTATCTTATAATATCAGTTTATATCAAAATGGTGTAAATTGTAACTGGACGAATGATTTTGCGTGGAAGGCGCTGATGTTTGAAAACCGGCTGGAGTTTGCAATGGAAGGAACAAGATGGTATGATCTGGTTCGGTGGGGTATAGTGGCCCCAACGCTGAATGCCTATTTTGCCAAGGAATTACCCCGCGGCAGATCCTGGTTGAAGGATGGTAAATTTACAACCGGACGCGATGAGTTTATGCCCATACCGCAACCCCAGATGAATTATTCTTTTGGCGTGTATAAGCAAAATCCCGGCTATTAA